ATAGTTGTTGTACATGGAATAAATTCTATAAGGTACAATGGACTGTAAATAGCTTAGAGGAAACCTCCAATTCACCCCTCAGACTTCTCGACTTTGAAAGCGAATCACACAGCACACAAAGCAGCGCGTTGTGTTGGTTTACAAAGTCTGTTCTATCCTACTCCTCAGTCTGGTTGGAGAGGGACAGTTTTTGTGTCCCTTGTGCTGATATACTTTCTGTGGTCAACCTCTGACCTCACCCACTCAACAAGGCGCCTCTATAACAAGCACCCTTTAGAACGAGCGTGCTTCTTCATATTCAGTAGTATGACGAAACGCTTTGTCATCACCCCACGTGTGACTTGTGACTGGTGAGTGGTGCTTGTCACTTTCCACAGCTCGGAGAGTAGGAGGCCTGCTTCTGATGTGTAAAAGAGTAAATAACAGCTGCTGCCAAACAACAATGCCCTAATTATCAAAATGCTACCTAAACCGGAGTCAAAGTGTTTCCTGTTGCTAACATGCCCTACCTGTTCTCTGCCCCAGTGCATTAGCTGTGATGCGTGGGGACATGTTGCTGATGGGGACAATGTTGCCCCTCCGAGACGAAGATGTCGTACGACCATCCTTGATCTCAATGGTGAGGACCGTCTTCATGTCTTGGTCTGCTTCTTGGGTGTTCTGCTGCCCAGCTTCTCTCCCTGGGGTCTGGTCTTCCTTTGACTCCCTCAAGACGAGCTCACTCTTCTCGGCCGGGTGCGTCGTACCACCCATGGCCTGCTGGGATTGGTCGGTTGAAGGCAGAGGTTTGTTAGCCACACCTCTGAGTTGAGGTGTGGCCTGACTCTTGGATGCAGCAGAGGTGTTCGCTGCGGTGTCTGCGCGCACCCATGCTGGCCTGTTGCCAGAAGTGATGAGGGATGTTGCAGTGGGAGTCAACAGCTCCGCACCTCTGGAGAAGTTTGTCTGGCCACTGCTGCTTAAGGGAGCCTTCTTCAAAGCTGGGGAAATTATGTTCTGACTGGCCTCATTGAACTTGCGCATCCGATCCCGAACTGAGTTGGTGCGCTTGGACTGTTCCAGCGGaagatctttcttctcaggtgCTGTGAATTTAAACAGGAGTGAAGCTGAAATTCTTTCATCTGAATGCACAACATTGACTGTCATTCTGATATCTTAGAACGTGGTCATAATATTGTCGctgtatgtttgttttatgGTCTAGCCTCGACATGAAGAGTATTACGCGACGTGAGAGTATAAAATGGGGTCATCTTTAACCACATATTATAAATTCTTAGATTACTATTGTGGCATTAGACAAAAAACCTAGCATTCTCTTGGCTGATATCCATCACTGCATGGAAttaaacacatactgtacaatgcTGAATTGGGATGCGAGTTTTACTTAGGTCTGTTGTATTTcaaatctttccccattgaaatgtcaATCTGTTCCagcgtctcccccccccccccccaaaaaaaacaacaatgcaaaGAACTAAGCTGTTTGTGCATCATAATTCGTTGTTGACCCTTCTAGTGTGTGTGAATTGGCCACCGGGCAGCAGTGTAATGCAGTCATGCAGCTATGCAAAGGTGTTTCAATCAATTATTGCAAATGATACGGTACGTCTGCAGTAACGAGTTATTTTTCGATaaagaaaatattgtttttctaCTTGTGTTGCTGTACCATttggtgttcaaatatctgCTGTAACACTGCCATATAAATGCTATTTATGTAGTAAACCAATATGCGTCGTCATTAAACTAACAAACTTCAGCctctttttgattttttctgACACTCTCTGTCAAACTGCTTTTTGTAAAGTGagctgagttgagttcactgtcAAACAACATGCGTGTCCCAATTTTTGCTTGAAAGTCAAAGTAAAtaaacaattaccggtagtctttatatgtgtgtgtgtgtgtgtaaaaaaaaaacctgaagtcGTGTTAAACTTATCACAAGCCACCCATGCATAATGAGCAATTagttcatttttctttccttacCAGCATTCTTGCCATGAGTGAGGGTTTGATCACATGCTCTCATCTATATGAAGGAAACCAAAAACAGAACAGAGCCATCAGTGGAGAGAAGTGCAGAGAGTTGAAGTTCAATTGCAATAGATTAATAAACACACAGTGCGCTATTGTGGATTGAAGAGGCTTTTAAGTTGTTATGGATGGCTGTTGTGCAAGTTACCGGTACACATTATCCAACATACAGTGCAAAATTGACTGCTGGTGGTTTTATTACAAAACACTTGTATTTTGAGTGAAGTTGCGGGGCTCGgttctttttttggtgtttaCATTACATTCAGCCTTCGGAGCATCAGCCTAAATCGAAATGGAGAGTTGAGGCTAGGCTAGGGTAAACGCATTTGAAGAAGAAATCCTACACAAGAAGTAACAGTTAACACTGATGATTGTGTCTTCTGTGCTTTTGGGTGAAGAGAGACAGAACAATGCCTTCTCCTCTCAAACAACAGGTGAAGTTCACATACAACTGCTGAGGGAAACAGAGCTACTCAGATGCAGATGTGTTTGATTGTGTAGCTGAGCAACAAAGGGATAAACAGGCCAGAACTGGATGTCAGCACAGTGCGCCTATGGGTGCCAATGTAACCTGGGTGTTACCGAAGTGCCGAGTGGGTGTCAGGGGGAAAGAAAGTGACAGCTCATAAACGCATGCTTTGTGACCAAACAGCGCCCCCTGGCGGTCAGATTTGGACAGttacaggggggaaaaaatactttttcactcacacacaaaaggtCTTGGTGGGTAAAATTACAATTTTACTCTATGTGGACGAACAACTCCGAGAACGCTCTTATTTCAGATCAAAGCCTTTCATTCCTTTTAGAAAGTTGTGACAGTTTGTAGTCTCTTGAAGAGATGTGATATGTTTTGAGTTAGCATTTGAGGCTGTTATTTGTGTCTCCATTGAACATTTTTACCAAATGACCACCAGAGCTGACAATATAGAATGTCATTTACCTTTTGATTCAGGATGTCGTGCTTTTCCTCTTCAATACCATTGAGCGGGGAAGTTTCAGGCAGTTTGCGAGACAGGGCCGATCCATCTGTAAGATCCTGGTCGACGAGGTGGTCATGGCTGGACATAATGTGGAGGCTTCTGTTCTCACTTTCCGAGTCGGTACTGTGAGCTGAAACACTTGTGtccacctcctctccatcttCTGGACACTTCTCTTCAGAGAACATACTCACACTGTGATCTGATGTTCCAGAGTCAGTGCGGTTTCTTGACAAATCAATGCTGTCAAAACCACCAGAACCAAGAGGGAGCCCGACACAAGAATCGGAGCCACCTGTAGCGATTGTCTGATTGATGCATGATTGGGATTCGATACTATGCTCTGACGTCCCAGAGTCTTGTCTGCTGCGCTGAGAGGAGCGCTGGCTTCTTTCTGAGGCTCCAGAATCTGAACGTGCTCTGTAGGTTGAGTTAAGGCTCTCTTCTGTCATCACAGAATCCATATTGGATCTGGAAAGTAAAGAGGTCATGCTGCAGTCTGAAGCTGCAGAATCAGACGTCTGATGGTGAGACAGAACCAGGTCAGGCTCTGTGACCACTGCTTCTCTCTGTGGCTGGATCAGCAGAGGTGCAGAGCCATCCTCTTTTGCCAAATGGTCAAGAACGAGTACCATGCTGGAGTTGGAGCCTGCAACGCAGAAGATGAAGAGTGCAAAGTGGGTTTAGCGCAGGGATGTCAATGCTGTCGTTTGTAATCGGAAAATGCTTCCAAACAACGACACAGATTGAACATGACACAGAACATTTCACCAGCCTGACATACCTTACCGGCAAGAAGCCATGTGGCGATATCTAAACGTAAACACTGATAAGAACACAATAAGAGGATGGCAAAGGGTAGCGACAGTTTATGTCCACCCCACAAAATGTGGTGGCCAGCTGTCAAGTGAATACCGAGTTTCACTTGCTGCCTCAAATTCTTATGCTTTTTCCAAATTGCAAAATGTTTCACCAGCATCGTGAATCTATGAACTACTCATAATTCTAGAGCCGCTCCATAATGTTcttcattaacacacacacacacatctcttttgggggaaaaagacTTCAGTAAAACAATTAAGCGATTGTACGATCACGCATCACCCCCTTCAGTTGTCCTGCTCCAGTTTTATTTTAGAACTGAAATGTCTGACGCTACAGGCTACATTTAAGTGAAATGTgcgtgaagaaaaaataaaaataaagaaaagaaaatacagtgagATGTTCAAAAGTCATGAATAACAAGTTATTACTCTAAACAGTGAAAATTGTAACGGGCTGAAAAAACAAGtctgttttgtattttgaacAATACTTAATACTTAGTaatgaaacacattttcaacacaatgtcttcataatatgttctatgtacCCCCACTATTCTAAATATTGCATTCCTGATTGTATTTTGAACAATACTTAATACTTAGTAATGAAACGcattttcaacacaatgtcttcataatatgttctatgtacCCCCACTATTCTAAATATTGCATTCCTGATTAATAATGTGTTGGTGGAATATgatttaagcagcaaaatccatcagtttttttcccatttcaggaggcggccattttgccacttgctgttgactgaaaatgacatcacagttgctcagggctcaggtaacgaccattCAAGGCTCACCTGTTTTATAAATTTGTCATGTGACGTTTGCAAGTTGAGTCGTGATCGGTCGTTACCTTagcgatgtcattttcagttgataaGTTCCAAAATGGTCACTCcacgagatggataaaaatatattttgcaacttaattcatattccacaagcaCAAAATACAGTGTTTAGACAAGTGGtggtgcatagaacatattggtgtaaagatttttaaatttttctttttttatttgactacaccTTTGAGTATTCACTATTTCCTCTTTGTTTCACTGGATATGACGAGAAGTAACAGGTAGTATTGAAGTGACTGAAAAGGGGGGGAAATGACATACTTCCGGATACACACAGATCAAAGAGACACCGGGAAAGAAAATATCACCCAGGATCAGAGAGTTGACACATGGAGACACGACGGGATGTCAGCATTTCCTCCTGACTAGCCTCTGTTCCAGAGATAGATTTGTCAGATTGTGTTGCAAATAAAAGAGGAGGAAGTGGAGCGATGAAGCAGGCAGTGCTGCTAAAAGGTAGGCCAACGTCAAGGAGGAAGTGAAATAGAGACAAGAGCTTTCATTCCCCTCCGTCTGAGCTCCTTCGCCATTCCCGCTCTCCTCAGGAAACCACACTCCAAACAACACAGCGGCGCCCACATCCTTTCTTCCTCTAAACACACAACAGTAGGTTTAATGGGGGAAATATCTGTGGCTGGGCACATTCCTGAGATGGAGAAACCAGATCAGACTCGAGTTATCAAGCAGCTGACTTTACCCCTGCGAAGAAGTAATATGTATGCTTTCTATagccatttgtttgtttttgcttggtcGTTAGGTAAGTGGAGATGCAGTCCTACGATTCCCCCTTCCATTAACCTCGCAAGAAAAAGGCTCTTTTTTTAACCCATTCACATTACCATAGCAGTCTCCTATTATTAGAGTTGTTTAATTCATTAAATTGAAAGTAccatgccccccccaaaaaaaaacaacaacaaaaaacacatcacacTGGAATACGTTTTCAATCCCGTACAATTTAGCCAGAATTCTATCTCCCACTGATTGGCTGGTTCCGATTTGTGGCACTTTGAATACTTAACATTAGATATCAGCAGTGATACTGTATCTAATTGACCAATTTCCTCAATGAATTAAAGGTAGCGAGAAACCAAGCATGTTGGTTCCCCTGAGACGAGCGCACAATGTGTACCACGGCCGACTGAATTGGACACTCATGTACAAACTAGTCACATACTTACAGATGTACATCTGGTAATTGACACTTATCCACATACCAACTTGCTGCATAGGGGGCGGGGGAAGCGGGGTGTGTGTGGATAGTGGGAATGCGATCTTACAAACCACAAGCAAAATAGCACAGTTGTCCAGGAAGAAGTGGATTTCTATGGTCACTacattataaaaatataataatgtgAAATGGCTGAGAAATAACACAGAGAGCATGGATATATGAGGGGCTTTCATTGTTTTCAGTTATATTTATAACTAAGTGGTACGACTGTATTCACAGGCATCAATGGTGGGCAGAATATCAAGTGGTCATGCCAGACAAGGATATAATGGCTCCCGCTGAGTCTatacaaacatttcattttctaaATCATAGCCCTGGCAGTAGAAGATACTATAGAGCACAATATGCTGATCACATGGATATATATTTAAAGCTTGTAAATACTGTCAAAGCTTTTTTTGTCTGAGAAGCATGGGAATGTGTTTTTATAATGTTTACAATTTCAAAGAATGCGCTTTTTACAGGCTCATCTCTCATTTTCACATACTTTTGCCCGGGGGGGTCAACTAGCCACTCGGAAAACCACCGGCTCACACTGCCTACTCACTCCTGCCCCAACCACATAATGTTCTCCGTCTTTGTTGAGAAGTGCTTTTCACTggtggtctttttttgttgttgacactAGCTACACCCTGTCTTAAATTATAAGGCGGGAATAAATCAGGAACATGAGGAGATTTGCTGTGCCACATCAAGAAAACATGGGTGCTGTTCTGGTATCAACTTTATATTTTTTCGAGTTGTGGCTGCTGGGTTTCCCATTGTCAGTTCCTAAAACCCAGAGCCAAAATTCAGATCCATGAGACGGACTCATGGATGAGGTCAAATAGAATTGTATTATGGTTGTAGAGAAGGGAGGTAATTGTACGCGAATAGCACTTGTGTCACGACTCAAGGATGATTACGCAGTAAATTACAATGTTTAATAAGGACAGTGATAAAAGAAGCTTTAgatataaatactgtaaatacagtATTACTAAGATATCAATGATCaggtataattaaaaaaaaatctattcattcTGCTCTGAAGGCCTGTATTCATGCCGTTTTATTAATGGCCTCAACAGTTTACAGAACTTTCTTCACACTAAAGAGTCCAAAAAAATTTAAGCCGATGGCTTAAATGCGTCTGCACAGTTAATAAAGCTAGATGAAAGGTTTAAAAGATTCAAAGCTAATATGACTCTTTGACTGCCACCTGAGAAGAAACACTCTTTTAGCTGGCTGTTTTAACAAGCATTTGAGAGGAAGTTGTATTTAACTGCCTTAATGTAGCCACGAGTTGATTGCACACACATGGTCAGTGTTTTCTTGCAAGTTATCTAAATTTGACCTTCAGGTGAATGTTTACAGCCTATACAAGCTTTTGTATAGCAACAATCACAGATGTGTGGGATGTGGAAAATGGATCCAAGTGTGAGGGTGTGCCCTATTTATAGAGAAGTGGTTCTTACCTAGTCTGTGCAGCTCTCGACTTTGGTTCGTCTGCTGGCCACGCAACTCTCGGATCTGAGATTTAATGTGGTCTTGTTCACAGTCCTGCTCTCGCCGCtggaaaaatgacaaagatgatAAAACCATTAACTTAATTTCTGAGGTCAACAGAGATTTCTTGTTAGAGGTCAACTGCTCTGTTCGGAGACACAGCCATGCTGTGCAACATGCTTGCCAGGTggaaaagaacaagaaaatTAGAGAAACATTTTGTGGACAGATTCAAGTTCAAGGGCAGCAGACAATTTGTCAGATGACCCCGAGCACCGAATTTAAGCCACAGTACACTGTCAagacagtgaagcatggtggtgcAAACATAATATGGAAATGTTTCTCTTCCGACAACGTCAGTCATATTTATCGCATATCAGGGATCACAGCTCAGTTTGCATGTATCAAACTACTAGAAGGCATCATGTTTCAGAAATGCCCTTAAAATTACGGTTTCACCAAGACAATGATGTCAAACACATCCGTAAATGAGCAGCATCTATGTTCCAGACCAAATTAAAAGGTTATGCAACAGTCAGCCCAACCCACATACCCAAACTTGTGTGACATAAAAATTATGTTTCTGAGGCAAAATCAAGATATGGAGGGGAATGAAATTTTGTCAAACCATCCTGGGCAGCAATACTAATTCACGGGTGAAAGAACTTCAAATCCAGTCAAATCAATGCAATACAGATGTGAAGCAGGTCTCCATAAAACAGTGGCTAAAGAACTGAATTAGTGATTCACAGGAATGCTAACtcttagagcagtggtcaccaacatggtgcccgcgggcaccaggtagcccgtgaagaccacttgagtagcccgccagtgcctggacattgtgatttgctagtagaaattatgatttaaaaatgcaaacattggcagtactgtgagacatttcgaaacacgatcaaagtctgacaatttaaatcatcaagtattaaaaataacacatcctcatattattgaaggtattttggacaaatatgttatttcagacgtgtatcaatttggtagcccttcacacaatcggtacacatgaagttgctctcaccctcaaaaatgttggtgacacctgtcttagagtgttcaattcagTATATGGTAAATATTTCCATCTGTTAATGCttcattttctttaaaataaattgaattttttAATTACACAGGTAAACACATTTATTGATTTCCATTAATTAGAGAATGTAACAATAATAGTACATAATATAGCATTATATTTAGTAATCTTTTTGAATTAAGGGTTAAGTtcagctgcgattggctggcaaccagttctgggtttACTATTGCCTGAAGACGACTAGGATGTGATGGACGGTTggattcagcaacaggtggattttttttcctgaaatttcaaagctataaattacaatgcatggtaaaatccTGCATAAGCTTTTATCTTGTAGGTCAAACTCTCAAAAACTCAatgtgtttgggatttttttttaaatcagcatcaaaaatatgtttaggaTAACAATATCTGGTTAAAATTTGCTCTTGGCTAATGTTAATAAGAGTAGGAGCTTTACTTACATTTTCAGACCCTCTGCTATTTTGAACACAACTGTATGTTCACAAGCGTAGGCATTGTAAACGCTATCACATTAGGCTGACCCTAAAGCAACCATAACATAACAAGACCCTGAAAACACACTACAAAACTCGAACGAACGCTCACACAATCAGTGTGAAAACAGACAAGACAAACCATCTCAAAGGCCTTTCAATGAAGTCACTGTGATTAGAGACTAAGCAAAGCTGGGTTGGCTGGAGACACAGACAAAATACACAATATTTTCAACTGCCGGTACAAGTGAGATACATTCTATAGTGTTGACTGTTGAGTTCCCCGCCTTTGGTAGGTTATGGAGCATAGCAATAATTCCAATcggaaaaaatgtcaacaggaAAGGTGTTTCTCTGTTAGGGTAAGCAACAATCATACCACATTATTAGCAGTGTCAAAAGCAATAATGTGTTTACCGGTTCAGgctttacattttgaaatctaGTTGAGATCACTGTGTGCGAGTCTTCAGAAAGAAATGAACTGGAATTTCGTGGCCAAGTAAATGAAGAACCAAGATGCTCGCATCCCATCATTGTTTCCATTGCACTTTCTCCGCTTGTGGAACAAAAATCTTAAGAACATAGAACATTgcctcactttaaaaaaaaatccttcaaattCTAATCACAGTGGCCAATGCTCACAAATCAAACGGAGTCGACTACACCAAAAACCTTAAATTCTTTGTAATGTTTCCTTCACGAGTTAGTGAAGTGCTTGATTAACTCGGAAGAATACAAATAGGGTTATTTTTCCCTATTTAGCACAACAAACTAAAGACAAGTGCAAGTGGACCGACACCAGAGCCGCGGGTGGGATCATGGTGTTTGAGCTATAAACACAATTAGAGAGAAAGAGCCTTTCCGCGCCTGCCTTTTGCTTCCAGAAGCAGTGACGGCCATCAGTTCACAGCTTCCACTTAAGCACCGGGAACATGTTTttcagagggggggaaaaaaaaaaaggaggagtaGACGGACATGCAAACCTGCTGCTAGTTGCCATGCTGTCATTAGTGGCTTCCCACTGGTCCAGACAGCTGAGACCTTAAAGAGTCAACAGTGACACCGGTCCGCTGCCCTGCTTCGTTGAAAAACTCACCCCAACTTGGCCACAGGAGCATGTTTGTGTTAAGACTGTAATTACAAATGCTCATAGCGATGACCAAAAATATGGGGACTGTCCTCTCGTGTGACCACAGCAAGGCGTAGGCCATCTGTACTCTCCTGAACCGCCAAAGGCACCAGCTAACAACAGTGCAGATTAAGGAATGCTAAAACAGAGGCCTGCTCCTTCTGGACCATGCGCTTCAGACATATGGATTAATAATGTGAGGTTCAGTGTTCACCACTGCCATGGAATTTGCATCAGTGTTCCATGATGCCATCATGTGGAAGGGAGATGAAACCTGCCGGCTTTTCCATTACTGCCTCAACACGGTCGGCCCATCTCCAAAGTCAAAGCTACAGTAGCAATCATGTCTGCATTGCAGTCTGGGATGATGGAACCCACAAAGGAAATTCATTCGCAGTACTTTCTGCTCCTCATCACATGGGCATCCATTTCTAGAGCTTCACAAGGAATCATTTTTGcggtgttggtttttttgttgttgttgtttttctttttggtcaagtttttcaaaacatgttttacaaTGAGCCTTCTTAGGTTCAGAAaggcatttttacaactttaagAACGAACTACAACCATCCTCAAGGGAAAATACACATACACCATCACAACTTGAACGCAACATACAATATACTAATCTCGTACTCCGACTACAATTATTTACACCTTGGCCCAAATATGAGCTAAAGTGAATTTGTATCACCATTAAAGTGGACACCTTAAAGCTGAACatgtcacacacgcacaaaagaaatgcaaaatgttATGTGAAACAAAATCTACCATTCTCTAAGAGAGATCctgtcatgtaaaaaaatggCATAGAGGATATCAACACATCTTAAAGTCTTTGCTATTCCCTGTGTAATGTCAAGCTAAAAGACACACAGCTTGCACTTTCACTCAAATCTATAAACTTC
This sequence is a window from Hippocampus zosterae strain Florida chromosome 6, ASM2543408v3, whole genome shotgun sequence. Protein-coding genes within it:
- the smtnb gene encoding smoothelin isoform X7 gives rise to the protein MTEEWNSPAPLVTFQRREQDCEQDHIKSQIRELRGQQTNQSRELHRLGSNSSMVLVLDHLAKEDGSAPLLIQPQREAVVTEPDLVLSHHQTSDSAASDCSMTSLLSRSNMDSVMTEESLNSTYRARSDSGASERSQRSSQRSRQDSGTSEHSIESQSCINQTIATGGSDSCVGLPLGSGGFDSIDLSRNRTDSGTSDHSVSMFSEEKCPEDGEEVDTSVSAHSTDSESENRSLHIMSSHDHLVDQDLTDGSALSRKLPETSPLNGIEEEKHDILNQKMRACDQTLTHGKNAAPEKKDLPLEQSKRTNSVRDRMRKFNEASQNIISPALKKAPLSSSGQTNFSRGAELLTPTATSLITSGNRPAWVRADTAANTSAASKSQATPQLRGVANKPLPSTDQSQQAMGGTTHPAEKSELVLRESKEDQTPGREAGQQNTQEADQDMKTVLTIEIKDGRTTSSSRRGNIVPISNMSPRITANALGQRTELTLGLRPAPFKITTSACISSGSSIKMETEPVAASEPVFSSGPSVQVHIPNGSTIQANAEESPGKLTADQLAAIEDEELLDKMLDESKDFEERKMIRAAMRDLRKKKREAMLGCTQEEIGRTDQREKERETRLQELRQQRDERSNKSRTGVGAGEVVMRKVEKSADGSTLSQVTKTDRFAQSDDGSRSSRSTVFEASYVQKTDRGTVQSKSYSYTSSSSSNTSKKVGSVFDREDESSSSSRSGGLAAVERRQAERRKELMRAQTLPKTSAMQARKAMIEKLEKEGGGPGHPVVSKVNKVQRSTSFGVPNANSIKQMLLDWCRAKTRSYEHVDIQNFSSSWSNGMAFCALVHNFFPEAFDYSSLSPSNRRHNFEVAFSNAETYANCMPLLEVEDMMIMGNKPDSKCVFTYVQSLVNHLRRHEMAMGRPSDLLT